From the genome of Gavia stellata isolate bGavSte3 chromosome 3, bGavSte3.hap2, whole genome shotgun sequence, one region includes:
- the ZBTB14 gene encoding zinc finger and BTB domain-containing protein 14 — MEFFISMSETIKYNDDDHKTVFLKTLNEQRLEGEFCDIAIVVEDVKFRAHRCVLAACSTYFKKLFKKLEVDSSSVIEIDFLRSDIFEEVLNYMYTAKISVKKEDVNLMMSSGQILGIRFLDKLCSQKRDVSSPEENTQSKSKYCLKINRPMGEPNDTQDDEVEEIGDHDDSPSDVTVEGTPPSQEDGKSPTTTLRVQEAILKELGSEEVRKVNCYGQEVEPMETTESKDLGSQTPQALTFNDGISEVKDEQTPGWTTAAGDMKFEYLLYGHREHIVCQACGKTFSDEARLRKHEKLHTADRPFVCEMCTKGFTTQAHLKEHLKIHTGYKPYSCEVCGKSFIRAPDLKKHERVHSNERPFACHMCDKAFKHKSHLKDHERRHRGEKPFVCSSCTKAFAKASDLKRHENNMHSERKQVTTANSIQSETEQLQAAAMAAEAEQQLETIACS, encoded by the exons ATG GAGTTTTTCATCAGTATGTCTGAAACCATTAAATATAATGACGACGATCACAAAACTGTGTTCCTGAAAACATTAAATGAACAACGTTTGGAAGGAGAATTTTGTGACATAGCTATCGTGGTTGAAGATGTTAAATTCAGAGCACATAGGTGCGTGCTTGCTGCCTGCAGTACCTACttcaaaaagcttttcaaaaaacTGGAAGTTGATAGTTCATCAGTAATAGAAATAGATTTTCTTCGTTCTGATATTTTTGAGGAAGTTCTCAATTACATGTATACTGCAAAAATTTCTGTTAAGAAAGAGGATGTAAATTTGATGATGTCTTCAGGCCAGATTCTTGGCATTCGATTTCTGGATAAACTCTGCTCTCAAAAACGTGATGTGTCTAGTCCTGAAGAAAACACACAGTCCAAGAGCAAATACTGTCTAAAAATAAACCGTCCTATGGGGGAACCTAATGATACCCAAGATGATGAGGTGGAAGAAATTGGAGATCATGATGATAGTCCATCAGATGTGACGGTGGAAGGAACTCCCCCAAGTCAGGAAGATGGAAAATCACCTACCACTACCCTGAGAGTGCAAGAGGCGATTCTGAAAGAGTTGGGAAGTGAAGAGGTTCGAAAAGTAAACTGCTATGGCCAAGAAGTAGAGCCTATGGAAACAACCGAATCAAAAGACTTAGGATCTCAGACTCCTCAGGCTTTGACATTTAATGATGGCATAAGTGAAGTGAAAGATGAACAGACACCAGGCTGGACCACAGCAGCTGGGGATATGAAATTTGAGTATTTGCTTTACGGTCACAGGGAACACATTGTATGTCAGGCTTGTGGTAAGACCTTTTCTGATGAAGCACGActaagaaaacatgaaaagctACACACTGCTGATAGACCATTTGTTTGTGAAATGTGTACAAAGGGCTTTACCACACAAGCTCATTTGAAAGAGCACTTGAAAATACACACAGGTTACAAGCCTTACAGTTGCGAGGTATGTGGAAAGTCTTTTATTCGTGCACCAGATCtaaaaaagcatgaaagagTTCACAGTAATGAGAGGCCATTTGCATGCCATATGTGTGATAAAGCTTTCAAGCACAAGTCCCACCTCAAAGACCATGAAAGAAGACACCGAGGAGAGAAACCTTTTGTCTGCAGTTCCTGCACTAAAGCATTTGCTAAAGCATCTGATCTAAAAAGGCATGAGAACAATATgcacagtgaaagaaaacaagttacTACAGCCAATTCCATCCAGAGTGAAACAGAACAGTTACAGGCAGCAGCCATGGCTGCTGAAGCAGAGCAGCAACTAGAAACTATAGCTTGTAGTTAA